From the genome of Globicephala melas chromosome 16, mGloMel1.2, whole genome shotgun sequence, one region includes:
- the NKX6-2 gene encoding homeobox protein Nkx-6.2, producing the protein MGPSRSARPAGARADGGGAGQWPGRGRRQPISTRAAWGPRGYQRVQPARRGAAPTGPGAATAAARSTPAAAHPAPQPPPSLAPAIRAVGARTPSPRCSRRPPGSRANFPGRRARAAAAGPGWAPGPAAAAPMDANRPGAFVLSSAPLAALHNMAEMKTSLFPYALQGPAGFKAPALGGLGAQLPLGTPHGISDILGRPVGAAGGGLLGGLPRLSGLASSAGVYFGPAAAVARGYPKPLAELPGRPPIFWPGVVQGSPWRDPRLAGPAQASGVLDKDGKKKHSRPTFSGQQIFALEKTFEQTKYLAGPERARLAYSLGMTESQVKVWFQNRRTKWRKRHAAEMASAKKKQDSDAEKLKVGGSDAEDDDEYNRPLDPNSDDEKITRLLKKHKPSNLALVSPCGGGAGDAS; encoded by the exons ATGGGCCCTTCACGGAGTGCGCGGCCAGCGGGGGCGCGCGCAGACGGCGGGGGCGCTGGCCAATGGCCGGGCCGCGGTCGCCGGCAGCCAATCAGCACGCGCGCCGCCTGGGGGCCCCGCGGTTATCAGCGCGTCCAGCCCGCGCGGCGCGGCGCCGCTCCGACCGGCCCCGGAGCCGCCACCGCCGCAGCGCGGAGTACCCCCGCCGCCGCCCACCCCGCGCCGCAGCCGCCGCCCTCCCTCGCGCCCGCCATCCGCGCCGTCGGCGCCCGCACCCCGAGCCCCCGCTGCAGCCGGCGCCCGCCGGGGTCTCGCGCAAACTTCCCGGGCCGgcgggcgcgggcggcggcggcggggcccggATGGGCGCccgggccggcggcggcggcgcccaTGGACGCTAACCGCCCGGGCGCGTTCGTGCTGAGCAGTGCGCCGCTGGCCGCGCTACACAACATGGCCGAGATGAAGACGTCGCTGTTCCCGTACGCGCTGCAGGGCCCGGCCGGCTTCAAGGCGCCCGCGCTGGGCGGCCTCGGCGCGCAGCTGCCGCTCGGCACCCCGCACGGCATCAGCGACATCCTGGGGCGGCCCGTGGGCGCGGCGGGCGGCGGCCTCCTGGGCGGCCTGCCCCGTCTCAGTGGGCTCGCCTCGTCGGCCGGCGTCTACTTCGGGCCCGCGGCCGCCGTGGCGCGCGGCTACCCCAAGCCTCTGGCCGAGTTGCCCGGGCGCCCGCCAATCTTCTGGCCTGGCGTGGTGCAGGGCTCGCCCTGGAGGGACCCGCGCCTGGCCGGCCCGG CCCAGGCCAGCGGGGTCCTGGACAAGGACGGCAAGAAGAAGCACTCGCGGCCGACCTTCTCGGGCCAGCAGATCTTCGCGCTGGAGAAGACTTTCGAGCAGACCAAGTACCTGGCGGGGCCGGAGCGCGCGCGCCTCGCCTACTCCCTGGGTATGACCGAGAGCCAAGTCAAG GTGTGGTTCCAGAACCGGCGGACAAAGTGGCGCAAGCGGCACGCCGCGGAGATGGCGTCGGCTAAGAAGAAGCAGGACTCGGACGCCGAGAAGCTGAAGGTGGGCGGCTCGGACGCGGAGGACGACGACGAGTACAACCGGCCCCTGGACCCCAACTCGGACGATGAGAAGATCACGCGGCTGCTCAAGAAGCACAAACCCTCGAACTTGGCGCTGGTCAGCCCgtgcggcggcggcgcgggggaCGCCTCGTGA